Genomic DNA from Hydrogenispora ethanolica:
CTTGACCTCGCGGGCCACTTGTTTTAAAGCGCGGGCCATCGCCTCATTGCCCATCACGTCGGCGGTAATCTCAAGCCCGGTAAGGAGCGGCACGCCGCTGCCGGTGAGCAGGCTCAGGGACAGGGCCATCCGGGAGGTGGCGATCTTTTGCAGGATGGGGCCGATCCAAGGCAGTTTCAGTTTGATCCGGTCCAGCCGGAACCTGCCGGCGCTGGTCGTGGACTCCCGCGCCAGCCAGAGCGCCAGGGCGGCGACGAGGCCGGCCAGAACGAACCAGAAGTCACGGAGCCCTTGTCCGAAGAGCATCACCATCCGGGTCACCCAGGGCAGTTCGGAGCCCATGTCCAGAAAGATCGATTCGAACTTTGGAACGACCACGCCGACATAGAAGAGGATCGCTCCGATGCTCGCGGTCACCACAATGCAGGGGTAGAACAGGCTGCTGACCACGAAGCGGCGCAGGCTGATCTCCTCCTCCTGATATTGCGCCAGCTTCTCAAGGACCTGGGGCAGAATGCCGCCGGCCTCGCCGGCCCGGACCATATTCACGTAGAGCGCGGGGAAATGTCCCGGGAACCGCTCCAGCGCGGCGGTGAACGACAGGCCCTCCTGGAGGCTGCGGCGCAGCCCTTGAACCACCTTATCCACTTGCGGCGGGAGTTTTAAGCGGCTTACAATGGCCAGCGCCCGTTCCAGCGGGATTCCGGCGGATAACAGTCCGCCCAGTTGCTGGGTGAAATTCAAGCGTTCCTGGCGCGAGAAGGTGCGGCCGCTCCACCCAAGCGCCGCCGGAGCGCGCTCCGTGACCTCCAGCGGATATTTCCCCGCCGCTTTTAATTGTTGAATCAGCTGTTCCCTGGATTCGGCCTCGCGCCTGCCCTGTTCGATCCGGCCCTGCGCCGTGGCCGCGCGGTAGTTAAATTGTTGCAAGTCGGTCACCTTTCAACCATCGCGGGTGACGCGCATCACCTCGGCGATGGTGGTCAGCCCTTGCTTCGCTTTGGCGATGCCGTCCTGCCGCAAGGAAGTCATTCCCTCCGCCAGGGCGCGCTCTCGGATCATGCCGGAATGGCGGCGCTCCATGATCAGACGTTCGATCGCCTCGCTGGCGATCAATAGCTCAAACAGGCCGACCTGGCCCCGGTAACCGATGCCGTTGCAATGCTCGCAGCCCTTGCCGCGCACCAAATGGCGCAACCCGGGGTCCGGGCCGGCGATCTCCAGCTCCTGGGGCGTGGGCGAGTAGGGGGTTTGGCACTTCGGGCAGACCCGCCGCACCAGCCGCTGGGCCAGTACGCCGCAGACCGTCGAGGCCACCAGGAATTCCTCCACGCCCATGTCGACCAGCCGGGTGAAGGCGGTCGGAGCGTCATTGGTGTGGAGCGTGGCGAAGACCAGATGGCCGGTGAGCGCGGATTGGATCGCCATCTCCGCGGTCTCGCGGTCGCGGATCTCGCCGACCAGGATGATGTCCGGGTCGTGCCGGACGATGGTCCGCAAACCCTGGGCGAAGGTGAAATCGAGCTTCGGATTGACCTGCATCTGATTGACCCCTTTGAGTTGATACTCGATGGGGTCTTCGACTGTGATAATTTTACGGGTCGGTTCATTCAGCTTTTGCAGCGCCGCGTACAGGGTGGTGGTCTTGCCGCTGCCGGTCGGCCCGGTGACCAGGATCATCCCGTGGGGCCTGGCGATGAGCTTCTCGAACCGCGCCACGTTTTCGGGGGATAGGCCCAGTTGGTCCAGGCCCAAGAGCAGGTTCGCGCGGTTGAGGATCCGCAGGACGGCGGCTTCGCCATGAGCCGTGGGCGCGACCGCCACCCGGAGATCCAGGTCGCGGCCGTTCAGTTGGATCCGGATCCGGCCGTCCTGGGGGATCCGGCGCTCGGTAATGTCCAT
This window encodes:
- the gspE gene encoding type II secretion system ATPase GspE, which codes for MENILQIMLHHHWLTGEQADEVLARQKELGLPLEKILPALPFIDAEQLAQAIALQLRLPYCKPAELPLSPELLAALSPRQAEKFQVVPVGLAENRLTLATAEPLKLEAIDTLRELLPYKIKLAVASAAQIRTAIQRFYGASLESVAAVLEDLNDAELTQYSSDSGAEIAAIASETMAAEAPIIRLVNTLISGAFKAGASDIHLEPFEDEIKVRYRVDGVLQETAPPPKNLFAAVISRIKLMAGMDITERRIPQDGRIRIQLNGRDLDLRVAVAPTAHGEAAVLRILNRANLLLGLDQLGLSPENVARFEKLIARPHGMILVTGPTGSGKTTTLYAALQKLNEPTRKIITVEDPIEYQLKGVNQMQVNPKLDFTFAQGLRTIVRHDPDIILVGEIRDRETAEMAIQSALTGHLVFATLHTNDAPTAFTRLVDMGVEEFLVASTVCGVLAQRLVRRVCPKCQTPYSPTPQELEIAGPDPGLRHLVRGKGCEHCNGIGYRGQVGLFELLIASEAIERLIMERRHSGMIRERALAEGMTSLRQDGIAKAKQGLTTIAEVMRVTRDG
- a CDS encoding type II secretion system F family protein → MQQFNYRAATAQGRIEQGRREAESREQLIQQLKAAGKYPLEVTERAPAALGWSGRTFSRQERLNFTQQLGGLLSAGIPLERALAIVSRLKLPPQVDKVVQGLRRSLQEGLSFTAALERFPGHFPALYVNMVRAGEAGGILPQVLEKLAQYQEEEISLRRFVVSSLFYPCIVVTASIGAILFYVGVVVPKFESIFLDMGSELPWVTRMVMLFGQGLRDFWFVLAGLVAALALWLARESTTSAGRFRLDRIKLKLPWIGPILQKIATSRMALSLSLLTGSGVPLLTGLEITADVMGNEAMARALKQVAREVKQGQSLAGGMAAQEVIPLLAAEMIGVGEESGSLGLMLDKVAKTYEGEVRHSMGIFLAVFEPLLILFMVGIIAILAMAILLPITNMNSQINPLG